Proteins encoded by one window of Mycoplasma capricolum subsp. capricolum ATCC 27343:
- the tpiA gene encoding triose-phosphate isomerase, translating to MRKKVIFGNWKMNGTNKSLEDFLYQVDNKVNNSKITAGLAVPYVMLQTGIKLAKNVKIAAQNVHFELKGAYTGEISVSMLKEIGVEYVIIGHSERREMFFETDLDINKKAKILLENNMIPIICCGESLETKEQGKTIEFVNNQINLIYQNISKQDAIKTIIAYEPIWAIGTGKTANSLDAEEVCKKIRENLAKIYDNLTAEKITIQYGGSVKPSNIQEYLKMPNIDGALVGGASLLANDYLGLVNYNE from the coding sequence ATGAGAAAAAAAGTAATTTTTGGTAATTGAAAAATGAATGGAACTAATAAAAGTTTAGAAGATTTTTTATACCAAGTTGATAATAAAGTAAATAATTCAAAAATTACTGCAGGATTAGCCGTTCCTTATGTTATGTTACAAACTGGTATTAAGCTTGCAAAAAATGTAAAAATTGCAGCTCAAAATGTCCATTTTGAACTTAAAGGAGCTTATACTGGAGAAATTTCAGTTTCAATGTTAAAAGAAATTGGAGTTGAATATGTAATCATTGGTCATTCTGAAAGAAGAGAAATGTTTTTTGAAACTGATTTAGATATTAATAAAAAAGCAAAAATTTTATTAGAAAACAATATGATACCAATCATTTGTTGTGGTGAAAGTCTAGAAACTAAAGAGCAAGGAAAAACAATTGAATTTGTTAATAATCAAATTAATTTAATATATCAAAATATTTCAAAACAAGATGCTATTAAAACAATTATCGCTTATGAACCAATTTGAGCAATTGGAACTGGAAAAACTGCAAATAGTTTAGATGCTGAAGAAGTTTGCAAAAAAATTAGAGAAAATTTAGCAAAAATTTATGACAATCTCACTGCTGAAAAAATAACTATTCAATATGGTGGAAGTGTAAAACCTTCAAATATTCAAGAATATTTAAAAATGCCAAATATTGATGGAGCTTTAGTTGGTGGAGCTTCTTTATTAGCTAATGATTATTTAGGTCTAGTTAATTATAATGAATAA